A window of the Lactuca sativa cultivar Salinas chromosome 7, Lsat_Salinas_v11, whole genome shotgun sequence genome harbors these coding sequences:
- the LOC111911457 gene encoding uncharacterized protein LOC111911457 — protein sequence MHQGSSSRRSGMYLEDIVKILATSTQTFQNETKASITTLEQQMTQLATSVSKLESQGKLPAQTEKNPKHSACAITLRNGKEYEGPKMIEEEEMELEKAEEKSKTPSKQVPIEAKVTLPPFPSRLSKSKREKEDNEIMEMFRKVEVNIPLIDAIKQVPRYAKFLKELCTSKKKLKGNETVKVGENVSAVLQKRLPQKCKDPGVFTVPCKLVNLHVPRAMLDLGASINVLPYSIFKTLNIVTLKKTGVIFQLADRSLVHPKGVLEDVLVQVNELVFPADFYVLDMDDDDSPNLSSILLGRPFLKTVRTKIDVYDDTLSMEFDGEVINFNICDAMKYPSDISSLNFMDVIEPLIEECFDLSNLDVLALILDRNLQKERVEKLLNQFTIDKEIMEVVSCMDEKKKMRFDVPKLKIPMSNEKLVPSIVQASKLELKTLPAHLKYVFLRDKENLPVIISTKLSTKEEEELVTTLKEYKEAIGWTVADIKGLIPLLCMHKILMEEDYKPS from the coding sequence atgcatcaaggaAGTAGTTCAAGAAGATCGGGAATGTATTTGGAAGACATTGTTAAGATTTTAGCCACAAGTACTCAAACATTTCAAAATGAGACCAAGGCGAGCATCACGACTTTGGAGCAACAAATGACTCAACTCGCCACTTCTGTGAGTAAATTGGAGTCACAAGGCAAACTACCCGCGCAAACCGAGAAGAATCCAAAACATAGTGCATGTGCCATCACTTTGAGAAATGGAAAAGAATATGAAGGTCCTAAGATgattgaagaagaagagatggaGCTAGAGAAAGCAGAAGAGAAGTCAAAAACACCTTCAAAGCAAGTTCCTATTGAAGCAAAAGTCACTCTTCCCCCATTTCCTTCAAGGTTAAGCAAGTCAAAGCGAGAGAAGGAAGACAATGAAATCATGGAGATGTTCAGGAAGGTTGAGGTAAATATTCCTCTTATTGATGCCATCAAACAAGTCCCTAGGTATGctaaattccttaaggaattatGTACATCCAAGAAAAAGTTGAAAGGGAATGAAACTGTTAAAGTAGGAGAAAATGTGTCTGCAGTGTTACAGAAAAGACTACCTCAAAAATGTAAGGATCCGGGTGTTTTCACGGTTCCTTGCAAATTAGTTAATCTCCATGTTCCACGAGCTATGCTAGACCTTGGAGCTTCTATCAATGTTTTGCCATATTccatttttaaaactttaaatatTGTCACATTGAAGAAGACCGGGGTAATCTTTCAATTGGCTGATAGATCTTTAGTACATCCCAAAGGTGTGCTAGAAGATGTGTTAGTCCAAGTGAATGAATTAGTGTTTCCAGCAGATTTTTATGTCCTTGACATGGATGATGATGACTCACCAAATTTGAGTTCAATTCTCCTAGGAAGACCCTTTTTGAAAACAGTCAGgacaaaaattgatgtttatgatGATACATTGTCCATGGAATTTGATGGGGAGGTGATAAATTTCAATATTTGTGATGCTATGAAATATCCAAGTGATATTTCATctttgaattttatggatgtcaTTGAACCATTGATAGAGGAGTGTTTTGATTTGTCTAATCTTGATGTGTTAGCTCTCATTTTAGACAGAAATCTTCAAAAGGAAAGAGTGGAAAAACTTCTCAATCAATTTACAattgataaagagattatggAGGTTGTGTCTTGCatggatgagaagaagaaaatgAGGTTTGATGTTCCAAAGCTGAAAATACCAATGTCTAATGAGAAACTTGTTCCTTCTATTGTGCAGGCATCGAAATTGGAGCTCAAAACTTTACCCGCGCATCTCAAGTACGTATTTCTTAGAGACAAAGAAAATTTGCCAGTGATCATCTCCACCAAGTTGTCAacaaaagaagaggaagagcttgTCACCACCTTGAAAGAGTATAAGGAAGCTATTGGGTGGACTGTAGCCGACATCAAAGGGCTAATTCCTTTACTTTGCATGCACAAAATCCTTATGGAAGAAGACTATAAGCCTTCCTGA